The Triticum aestivum cultivar Chinese Spring chromosome 7B, IWGSC CS RefSeq v2.1, whole genome shotgun sequence genome window below encodes:
- the LOC123160544 gene encoding uncharacterized protein: MELARTRMKASPVLTALFAAAVGFFVGVSFPVDITPKLQCGLLPWSRGGDPANCSFSHSSTLGRLWGAPFRNSSTGAPNATGSAPVVEVAAAKPGGSERRLPPGIVVSESDLHLRRLWGSPREDSAAGKYLLALAVGYAERGNVNATVHKFSKNFDIVLFHYDGRTTEWDEEFQWSKKVAHVSARKQTKWWFAKRFLHPSVVAPYDYVFVWDEDLGVDNFAAEPYLDIVRRHGLEISQPGLDTTKGSAPMYDITARKTGSEMHKTDAGGEHCWDVHKRPCSGFVEMMAPVFSRDAWRCVWHMIQNDLVHGWPIDSYFWRCVDDPEEQIGVVDAQYVVHRAVPTLQGEGDKEKPGGRFEVRARQFEELEAFNSRFANADKELANRSSSTLN, from the exons ATGGAGCTGGCGAGGACGAGAATGAAAGCGAGCCCGGTCCTCACGGCGCTGTTCGCGGCGGCGGTCGGGTTCTTCGTCGGCGTTTCTTTTCCTGTGGACATCACGCCAAAG CTTCAGTGTGGCCTCCTGCCTTGGAGCCGCGGCGGCGATCCCGCCAACTGCAGCTTCAGTCACAGCAGCACGCTGGGCAGACTGTGGGGGGCGCCGTTCAGGAACAGCAGCACTGGTGCCCCAAATGCCACCGGTTCAGCACCG GTTGTAGAGGTTGCGGCAGCAAAGCCTGGAGGCTCAGAGAGGCGTCTGCCACCGGGGATCGTGGTCTCggagtctgatcttcacctgcgCCGGCTCTGGGGATCCCCGAGAGAG GACAGCGCTGCTGGGAAGTACCTCCTGGCGCTCGCCGTAGGGTACGCTGAGAGAGGCAATGTCAATGCAACTGTCCACAAG TTCTCCAAGAACTTCGACATCGTGCTGTTCCACTACGATGGCCGCACGACAGAGTGGGACGAGGAGTTCCAGTGGTCGAAGAAGGTTGCCCACGTCAGTGCCAGGAAGCAGACCAAATG GTGGTTCGCCAAGAGGTTCCTGCACCCGAGCGTGGTGGCGCCCTATGACTACGTGTTCGTGTGGGACGAGGACCTCGGCGTCGACAACTTCGCCGCGGAACC GTACCTTGACATCGTGAGGAGGCACGGGCTGGAGATCTCGCAGCCGGGGCTGGACACGACCAAGGGGTCGGCGCCGATGTACGACATCACCGCCAGGAAAACCGGCAGCGAGATGCACAA GACAGATGCAGGGGGTGAGCATTGCTGGGACGTGCACAAGCGGCCGTGCAGCGG GTTCGTCGAGATGATGGCGCCGGTCTTCTCGAGGGATGCGTGGAGATGCGTGTGGCACATGATCCAG AATGACCttgtccatggatggcctatcGACTCCTATTTCTGGAGATGCGTCGAT GATCCCGAAGAGCAGATTGGCGTCGTAGACGCGCAGTACGTGGTCCACCGTGCAGTCCCGACGCTCCAGGGCGAG ggcGACAAAGAAAAGCCAGGGGGCCGTTTCGAG GTAAGAGCGCGTCAATTTGAGGAGCTGGAGGCCTTTAACTCTAGGTTTGCCAATGCGGACAAGGAGCTCGCCAACAGATCGTCGTCAACACTGAATTAG
- the LOC123159711 gene encoding transport and Golgi organization 2 homolog — protein MCIAAWIWQAHPQHQLLLLLNRDEFHSRPTKAVGWWGEGSMKILGGRDVLGGGTWMGSTKDGRLAFLTNVLEPDAMPGARTRGDLPLRFLQGNKSPLEVATEVAKEADEYNGFNLILADLTRNVMVYVSNRPKGQPATIQLVSPGLHVLSNARLDSPWQKAIRLGKNFREFIRKHGDDEVEAKDIADRLMTDTTRADKDRLPNTGCDPNWEHGLSSIFIEVQTDEGLYGTRSTAVLSVNYDGEASLYEKYLESGIWKNHTVHYQIELPMRT, from the exons ATGTGTATCGCTGCATGGATTTGGCAGGCTCACCCACAGCATCAGCTCCTGCTTCTGCTCAACAGAGATGAGTTCCATAGCAG GCCTACAAAGGCAGTAGGATGGTGGGGGGAGGGCTCAATGAAGATTCTTGGCGGCAGGGATGTGCTTGGTGGAGGAACATGGATGGGGAGCACCAAGGATGGCAGACTTGCCTTCCTGACCAATGTGCTCGAGCCTGATGCGATGCCTGGCGCACGCACTAGGGGAGACCTGCCCCTCAGGTTCCTGCAG GGCAACAAGAGCCCACTGGAGGTTGCAACTGAAGTCGCAAAAGAAGCTGATGAGTACAATGGCTTCAACCTTATACTAGCTGATCTAACCAGGAATGTCATGGTTTATGTGTCAAACCGGCCAAAGGGGCAGCCTGCGACGATTCAGCTCGTCTCACCAGGACTCCATGTGTTGTCCAATGCAAGGCTAGACAGCCCTTGGCAGAAG GCAATTCGCCTTGGTAAAAACTTCAGGGAGTTTATAAGGaagcatggtgatgatgaagttgaagCGAAGGATATAGCTGACAGACTAATGACTGACACCACGAGGGCTGATAAAGATAGGCTGCCAAACACCGGTTGTGATCCCAACTGGGAGCACGGTCTGAGCTCCATCTTCATCGAGGTGCAAACTGACGAA GGGCTCTATGGGACAAGGAGCACAGCAGTTCTTTCAGTGAACTATGATGGAGAAGCTAGCTTATATGAGAAGTACCTCGAGAGTGGTATATGGAAGAACCACACAGTGCATTACCAGATAGAATTGCCAATGCGCACCTAA
- the LOC123159710 gene encoding probable tRNA-splicing endonuclease subunit Sen2 has product MDMAGPRWKKGKDGKDFAALAAAHPMSSIVAELQSSLKGSKLVATLSSRGRDATLGVNLQQALLLNRAAFGRVLDTAEAEKPWFQLGAEEVFYLYHGLKCISVSESKKLLSEGELWDHLCSASESFPEMYKAYSHLRSKNWVVRSGLQYGADFVAYRHHPALVHSEFAVVVVPEGVEFGGRCGRLMLWSDLLCALRASGSVAKTLLVLTVSSSICELSSPDCLEQLVVHERTITRWIAQQCREQRCEPSREEANKEEQDHTRERVVFNYWGVILGFTVLSSLLVYKLIF; this is encoded by the coding sequence ATGGACATGGCGGGTCCAAGATGGAAGAAGGGCAAAGACGGCAAGGACTTTGCAGCTCTGGCAGCAGCTCACCCCATGTCAAGCATTGTTGCTGAGCTCCAGTCCTCGCTGAAAGGCTCGAAACTTGTGGCAACTTTATCTAGTCGGGGCAGGGATGCGACCCTCGGTGTGAATCTGCAGCAAGCTTTACTTCTTAACCGTGCTGCCTTTGGCCGCGTGCTGGATACTGCCGAAGCAGAGAAACCGTGGTTCCAGCTGGGGGCTGAGGAGGTCTTCTATCTTTACCATGGTTTGAAGTGCATCTCAGTGTCGGAGAGCAAGAAGCTGTTGAGTGAAGGGGAGCTGTGGGATCACTTATGCTCCGCATCAGAGTCATTTCCTGAGATGTACAAGGCATACTCACATCTCAGATCGAAGAACTGGGTGGTGCGGTCAGGTTTGCAGTATGGCGCAGATTTTGTAGCTTACCGTCATCACCCAGCACTCGTCCACTCAGAGTTTGCTGTGGTTGTAGTTCCAGAAGGAGTGGAGTTCGGCGGTAGGTGTGGCCGCCTAATGTTGTGGTCTGACCTTCTGTGTGCACTCCGAGCCTCTGGCAGTGTGGCCAAGACATTGTTGGTTCTGACAGTCTCCAGCAGTATTTGTGAACTGAGCTCCCCAGACTGTTTAGAACAACTGGTTGTTCATGAGAGAACAATTACTAGGTGGATAGCCCAGCAGTGCCGTGAGCAGCGATGTGAACCATCCAGAGAAGAAGCAAATAAGGAAGAACAGGATCACACACGAGAAAGAGTAGTTTTCAACTATTGGGGTGTAATACTAGGCTTCACAGTTCTTTCTAGCTTACTTGTATACAAACTGATATTCTGA